AGGAGGCGCCGCCGCCCTATAACGACTACAGACCGGCCAGCGGCATGGGCTGTCACCCGGCGCGCCAGATTGCCTTGTCGCGTGCCCTGACTGAGGCGGCGCAGAGCCGCCTGACGTTCATTTCCGGCGCGCGCGACGATCTCTGGCGCTCCGACTATGACAGCTTCCTTGATCCCGAAACCCACAAGATCTGGCTGTCCTACATGGAATCGACCTGGGACGGCCGCGACTTTCAGGAGATGGCGACCTTTGTCGGCGGTTCGTTCGAAGAGGACATCGCCTGGGAGGTCGAGCGGCTCCAGGAGGTCGGTGTGAACCAGATCGTCGCCGTCGACCTGACGAAGTCGGAATTTGGCATCCCCGTCGTCCGGGTCATTATCCCCGGCCTTGAGGGCATGGACCATTCGCCGAAGTACGTTCCAGGTGAACGAGCCCGCAAGCTTCTGAAGAGGCGGACATGAGCATTCACGTTTTCATCGGGCCTTCGATCACACTGGAAGATGCCCGCAAGGAACTCGACGCAACGTTCATGCCGCCGGTCTCGGAGGGCGACATCACGCGGCTTGTCGCGAACGACAAGCCGCGCGCGATCGGCATCATCGACGGTTACTTCGAGAACGTGCCGAGTGTCTGGCATAAAGAGATTCTGTTCGCCATGACCCATGGCGTGCATGTCTATGGCGCGTCCAGCATGGGCGCGCTTCGCGCGGCCGAGCTTCACCCCTTCGGCATGGTCGGCATCGGCGCGGTGTTCGAGGCCTATCGTGACGGCCTGATCGAAGACGATGACGAAGTCGCTGTGATCCATGGTCCCGCGGAGCTGGGTTACCCCGCGCTTTCGGAAGCCATGGTCAACATCCGGCGCACGCTGTCGGATGCCCTGCACCACCATGTGATCGGTCAGGCGACCCACAAGCGCCTGGAAGAGTTGGCCAAGACGCTGTCCTACAAGGATCGCAGTTACGCCAACCTGTTCGAACTGGCGCGCGAGTACGCGATCGACCGGCGCGAGGTTGATGCGTTCTCGTTCTGGCTGCAGACGGGACGGGCCGATCAAAAGCGAGACGACGCGATCCTGTTGCTGCGCACCATGCGTCAGCAGCTTAAGGCCGACACGCCACCGAAGGACGTGCGCTACCACTTCGAATACACGACGCTGTGGGACCGGGCCATCCGCACCGTCGCGCAGGACGCGTCTTAAGAACGCGCGTCATTAGCAGGCGAACGATCTGACCTTGCTGACATAGGCCGCTGCAATGGATGCCCAATCGAAGGGGCCGGCCCGCCGATTGTCACCCGGTTGTGCTTGTTCGAAGACAGGCGGCGTGACACTCTGACATTGCTGTTCATTTGGGGGGCGAGCGGCGGGCCACGGGGCGGCCCTGCATGTCATGCACACCCCCAGCGCAAGTGTGGATGACGGCGTGACCGATCGCGTGAAGACACGTGTTGATCTCGAGGCGCTCCGGCGCAACGAGCTCTTGGGCCAGCTTGAGCCCGACGAAATGGATGAGTTTCTTGGGCTCGCCAGCATCCTGACCTATCCCGCCGACCGCGTGATCTTTCAAAAGGCCGACCCCGGCGACCGCCTCTTCGCGATCATCAGTGGTCGGGTCGGCATCACCACGGAATCGGAGTCCGGCAAATCCATCCTGCTGAACATGCTGAAGGCGGGCGATGTTCTGGGCGAGATCGCCCTGTTGGACGGCAAGCCTCGCACCGCCAACGCGGTCGCCATGGACGAAAGCGAGCTGCTCTGTGTCGAACGTTCGGATTTCCTGAACTTCCTGGAGTGCCACCCCCGTCTCGCCATTCGTTTGATGGGCGTATTGTGTGACCGGCTACGCTGGACCAGCGATATCATCGAAGACACGATGTTTCTGGACATCCCCCATCGCCTGGCCAAGCGGTTGATGGTGCTAAGCGATCAATACGGACGCGAGACCGACGACGGCCTGCTGATCGATCTCAAGCTGTCGCAGGAGAGCCTTGGCCAGATGCTGGGCGCAACCCGGGAGAGCATCAACAAGGGCCTTAAGCTTCTGGAGCACAAAGGCATGATCGGATCCGCCGGGGGTTACATTCATGTCACGAACATGATTGCACTGCGCGATTTCGGCGGCCGCGACCAGGTCGACTGAACGTGGTGACTGGACGCCCACAATGACCGACGGCCTGGATCACGACATCAAGACGCTGCGCTGCCTGCTGGATGAGAGTGCTGACGCTGTCGTCTTCACCGGCGCTGGCATCAGCACGGAGTCCGGTATTCCGGATTTCCGCAGCCCTGGTGGCATCTGGACGAAGTTCAAACCAATTCAGTTCGATGACTTCATGGCATCGGAGGAAGCGCGCCGCGAGTACTGGCGCCGGCATTTTTCCTTGCGCGGGGAGCTGGGTAAAGCCGAGCCCAACCGCGGTCACCGCGCCGTCGCCCATCTCGTCCGCCAGGACAAGGTCAGCCGTGTCATTACTCAGAATATCGACGGCCTCCATCAAAACTCTGGCGTGCCGGCGGAGAAGGTGATTGAGCTGCATGGCAACGCGACCTATGCCGAATGCCTGGATTGTGGCGCGCACTACGGTCTCGATCACGTTCGCGCGGTGTTCGAGGCTGACGAAACGCTGCCGATCTGCGACTCCTGCGGCGGTATCGTCAAGCTCGCGACGATTTCGTTCGGCCAAGCGATGCCGGAAGATCAGATGGCGAGGGCCGAGATTGCCACGTTGTCGGCCGACCTTTTCATTGTCCTCGGCTCATCGCTTGTCGTGTTCCCGGCCGCCGGTTTCCCGATGCTGGCCAAACGGAACGGCGCAACTCTGGTCATTGTCAACCGCGAGGCGACCGACCTTGATGAAATCGCAGACTTTGTGATTCATGGCGAAATCGGGCCCACGCTGGGCGCGGCGACCGGCGTCAACTAATCGGCGGCACGATCTGCTCTAAAGCCGATCTGGATCGCCGCTGTATTCCATCTCCGGAAAGATACCGCCTTGCAGGACGTGGGCGACACGCCCGCCGGGCTCGGGCGGGTCGACCGCCAACAAACGATCGGCAAAGTCCTCGGCGTTATCCTGGGGGTCATACCCCAGTTCGAACGCGCGCCGGTTGTCCCACCATGACCGCGTGTTGCGCGAAATGCCGTAGACGATCGTCATGCCCAGCTTTGGCGCCTCAAGGCCGGTCGTGACCAGCCGCGCCATGTCGCCGTAGCTTAGCCAAGTCGCGAGTTGCCGGGCGTCCAGCGGTTCCGCCTGGAACGAGCCGATGCGCATCGCCATGACATCGAACCCGTGTTTGTCGACATAGAGGCTGCCGACGTCTTCGCCAAACGCCTTGGAGAGACCGTAACGGGTGTCCGGCCGTTGGGGTACCCGATCGTCGATCGGGTGATCGCGGCGATAAAAGCCAATCGCGTGATTGGAACTGGCGAAGATGATTCGGCGCGCACCGGCTTCACGCGCGGCCTCAAAGATGTTGTAGGTGCCGATGATGTTCGCGGGCAGGATTCTCTCCCACGAATCCTCACTAGGTATCGCGCCCAGATGGATCACGGCATCCATGCCATCGATGGCCGCCCGCACGTCCGCCATATCGGCCAGCTCCGCCTTGACGAATTCTTCGCCCGGTCCGGTGGACGGTATGTCAGCCACGTCACTTAGCCGCAGCAGGTCGTAGCGCCCGGCCAGTTTCTCGCGCAGAACACGGCCTATGTGGCCAGCAGCGCCCGTCATCAGTACCCGCATGGTCGGTTTGTCCGGATCGGTTCCTCAATGTGGCGGCATCATGATGGCTGATCGGTCAGAAAGATAGTCTGTACAACGCGTTAGGCTGATGATCCCGGCCGAAAACTGTATGCTTGGCGCGCTCTCTTGCCGGCACCCGAGGAGACCGCCCCGTGGCCAAAGACAAAAAGTCTGAGACAAGACCCAAACTAACCGCCCGGATCCGGCGCCACCTGCTGACCGGCCTGTTGACGGCCATCCCTCTCATGGTGACCTGGTTCGTCCTGGCGTTCTTGTTCCGCCTCTTGTCCCAGATCGGCCAGCCGCTCGCCCAGGGCCTGGCGCGCTCCTTCCGCCGGGTCAACCCGGACATCGCGGACTTCCTTCTGGAGCCGTGGCTGGTGCCGGCGCTCTCGGTCTTCATGGTGATCGTGCTGCTCTACCTGCTCGGCGTTCTCGCCAGCATGGTGATTGGGCGCCGGCTGATCGGCGCGTTCGACATGCTGATGCAGCGCATCCCCCTGGTTCAGACGATCTATGGCGCCGTCAGCCAGTTGCTCGGCGCGCTCAAACAAAAACCCGACGGCGTGCAGCGCGTCGTTCTGATCGATTTTCCGTCACCGGAGATGAAGGCGGTGGGCTTCGTCACGAAGACACTGAAAGACGCGGACACGGGCGACGAGCTCGCCGCCGTCTACGTGCCGACCACGCCCAACCCGACCAGCGGCTATCTGGAGATCGTGCCGGTCGACCGTGTCATCTCGACGACATGGACCTTTGACGAGGCGATGACCTTCATCGTCTCCGGCGGCGCTGTCTCGCAGGAGACCATGAACTACTCGAAGAGCGCCGAACCGCCGGAGGAGACGGACAAGACGAGCACATCAGACGACAAGGACGCTCGATAAGGCAGACTCCCGACATTGATTTGTCATCCCGGATGGCCGGTCACGCGCAATCAGACCGCCACGCCCGCCTTTAACCCTTCCAGCACCGCTTCCTCGCAGGTGCGCGGACTCAGGCAGTCGCCGGCCATGAAGAGGTCTCCGGACCAGTTCTCCAGCGCCTCGGCGAGCGCGTCGACGGAGGTGTGGCCCAATGACGTGACCAGTGTGTCGACCTCGTCGACGATGATCGGCTCGCCTGACGTCGCATGCTGTAGATAGACGCTGTCGGCATCGGCGCCGAACAGGCGGGCATAGGGAACGATGTCGACTCCCAGCTTGTGCAGCTCGCCGACCCAGCGGTCGCGCACGTACATCTGGATGCGCTGGCCGGGCATGTAGCCGTCGACGGCGAGTGTCACCGAGCAGCCGTCGCGCGCCAGCTTCTCGGCCATGCCGAGCCCGATCCAATCGCACCGCCAGTCGGCGACGACAACGCGGCTGCCTACATTGGCCTCACCCTTAAGCGCCGCCCAGGCATCGACAATATGGGCTTCATCCGCGCCTTCGATTTCTGGCCGGCGGGGCAGGGCGCCGGTGGCCAGGATGACCGCGTCCGGCGCCTCCCGCTCGACCTGCGCCATATCGATGGCTGTGTTCTTCTGCACCTTGACACCGGCGATCTCCATCTCGCGTGTCAGGTTGGTGACGATGCCGCCAAACTCCGCGCGGCCCGGCAGCATCTGCGCCAGCTGCGCCTGGCCGCCCAGCTGGCCAGTCGCTTCGTAGAGTGTGACGTCATGGCCGCGTTCGGCGGCGACCGCGGCTGCTTTCATGCCGGCGGGACCGCCGCCGATGACCATGACCTTGCGCGGCTCGGCGGTGGGTTGGCGCTCGCCGTAGTCGACCTCGCGCCCGGTTTCGGGATGCTGGATGCAGGATATACCGAGGCCGACCTGCATGTGGCCGATGCAGGCCTGGTTGCAGGCAATGCAGGCGCGGATGTCATCGGTCCGGCCTTCCTTTGCCTTGTTCGCCATCTCGGGATCGCAGATCTGCGCGCGCGTCATGCCGCACATGTCGGCCTGACCGCCGGCGATGATGTTCTCGGCTT
The sequence above is a segment of the Pseudomonadota bacterium genome. Coding sequences within it:
- a CDS encoding TfuA-like protein, translating into MSIHVFIGPSITLEDARKELDATFMPPVSEGDITRLVANDKPRAIGIIDGYFENVPSVWHKEILFAMTHGVHVYGASSMGALRAAELHPFGMVGIGAVFEAYRDGLIEDDDEVAVIHGPAELGYPALSEAMVNIRRTLSDALHHHVIGQATHKRLEELAKTLSYKDRSYANLFELAREYAIDRREVDAFSFWLQTGRADQKRDDAILLLRTMRQQLKADTPPKDVRYHFEYTTLWDRAIRTVAQDAS
- a CDS encoding Crp/Fnr family transcriptional regulator, translating into MTDRVKTRVDLEALRRNELLGQLEPDEMDEFLGLASILTYPADRVIFQKADPGDRLFAIISGRVGITTESESGKSILLNMLKAGDVLGEIALLDGKPRTANAVAMDESELLCVERSDFLNFLECHPRLAIRLMGVLCDRLRWTSDIIEDTMFLDIPHRLAKRLMVLSDQYGRETDDGLLIDLKLSQESLGQMLGATRESINKGLKLLEHKGMIGSAGGYIHVTNMIALRDFGGRDQVD
- a CDS encoding Sir2 family NAD-dependent protein deacetylase, translated to MTDGLDHDIKTLRCLLDESADAVVFTGAGISTESGIPDFRSPGGIWTKFKPIQFDDFMASEEARREYWRRHFSLRGELGKAEPNRGHRAVAHLVRQDKVSRVITQNIDGLHQNSGVPAEKVIELHGNATYAECLDCGAHYGLDHVRAVFEADETLPICDSCGGIVKLATISFGQAMPEDQMARAEIATLSADLFIVLGSSLVVFPAAGFPMLAKRNGATLVIVNREATDLDEIADFVIHGEIGPTLGAATGVN
- a CDS encoding NAD(P)-dependent oxidoreductase, which produces MTGAAGHIGRVLREKLAGRYDLLRLSDVADIPSTGPGEEFVKAELADMADVRAAIDGMDAVIHLGAIPSEDSWERILPANIIGTYNIFEAAREAGARRIIFASSNHAIGFYRRDHPIDDRVPQRPDTRYGLSKAFGEDVGSLYVDKHGFDVMAMRIGSFQAEPLDARQLATWLSYGDMARLVTTGLEAPKLGMTIVYGISRNTRSWWDNRRAFELGYDPQDNAEDFADRLLAVDPPEPGGRVAHVLQGGIFPEMEYSGDPDRL
- a CDS encoding DUF502 domain-containing protein, with the translated sequence MAKDKKSETRPKLTARIRRHLLTGLLTAIPLMVTWFVLAFLFRLLSQIGQPLAQGLARSFRRVNPDIADFLLEPWLVPALSVFMVIVLLYLLGVLASMVIGRRLIGAFDMLMQRIPLVQTIYGAVSQLLGALKQKPDGVQRVVLIDFPSPEMKAVGFVTKTLKDADTGDELAAVYVPTTPNPTSGYLEIVPVDRVISTTWTFDEAMTFIVSGGAVSQETMNYSKSAEPPEETDKTSTSDDKDAR
- a CDS encoding FAD-dependent oxidoreductase, producing the protein MTAFPHLFSPIKVGPATFKNRIFSTGHMTCLLDGFLPDDRFVAYHEARARGGAGLIITEAAALHWTSGRRNLNAGDDACIPGYQRTAEAVHAHGCAIFGQLGHGGVYGVGTTDGSLGVPYGPSEYTSERSHMVSRALSAVEIADLVKAYGAAAARMKRAGLDGVEILSSHSLLPAQFLNPHINRRTDAYGGSLENRMRFLREVIASVRDAAGGERIVGMRISGDEMHGDGGDPDELMEVCRMIGNDGGLDYLNVIAGSMIALKGSIHVVPPMNIEHGYLAPMAHAVKKLVDIPVFVAGRINQPQEAENIIAGGQADMCGMTRAQICDPEMANKAKEGRTDDIRACIACNQACIGHMQVGLGISCIQHPETGREVDYGERQPTAEPRKVMVIGGGPAGMKAAAVAAERGHDVTLYEATGQLGGQAQLAQMLPGRAEFGGIVTNLTREMEIAGVKVQKNTAIDMAQVEREAPDAVILATGALPRRPEIEGADEAHIVDAWAALKGEANVGSRVVVADWRCDWIGLGMAEKLARDGCSVTLAVDGYMPGQRIQMYVRDRWVGELHKLGVDIVPYARLFGADADSVYLQHATSGEPIIVDEVDTLVTSLGHTSVDALAEALENWSGDLFMAGDCLSPRTCEEAVLEGLKAGVAV